TCAAGATTCCTCGGGAACCTGGAAGGCCGGGTAAGGGCAACTATTGGACTCTAGACCCTGCTGCTGAAGACATGTTCGACAACGGCAGTTTcctgaggaggaggaaaagatTCAAGCGCACTGACGTAAGCACATATCCTGGTTACATGCAAAGCTCTAGTGCATTCACTCCCACACCTATGGGCAGACCCGCATACCCTAACACCATATACCCAGGAATAGGATCGGGCTACGGCCCACAGCTGGCCGGGTCCCCCCACCCGGCGATGCTGCATCATTATCAGACTTCTGCCGGAGTGAGTCAAGGACAACCAAGGATGTTCAGCATCGACAACATCATTAACCAGCAGTCTGTGATGCAGGGAGGAGAGATCAACCCACAAGCTCTTGGGCTAGGCGCTGGAGACCTGGGCAACATGTCTTCTAACTGCTCCCTTACTGGCAATGACCCCTCGAACTGCTTCCAGACGCAGACTGTAAATTCCTCTGGGAATACGCTGAGCAGAGGTGGTGGGGGACTCTCCTCAAACTTGGCACCTGGATATCCTTACTCTTCCTCGGCCTCCCCGCCCCACCTGCCTTCCATGACACAGTCCAGTTTCTCTCCCGGCAGCGCTCAGGTGTACTGCACCGGGAACCGGCTGTCTCTACCCGCCGTGCGTTCCGGTTCTTGCGCAGAACACACAGAGCAACTATTGGGTCTCTCCAACCCAATGAACTCCTACAACAACTCTTACATGAGACAAGCCAACTTTGCGTCAGGACTAGATAGGTATATGTGACAAACTGTTCCTTAGAGACAAACAACGTAGAGCCTCAAACACATTccatttttaatgtgtgaaaCTGCTTCTTTGATTGAAATACAAATCTACATTCCATGACAGTTGTACATGTGCAGTTGGTTAATGTGTCTTGTGGTCTACCTGCATCTTGTTAGTGAAAATTCCAGTTATTGAAGTTTACATGTCACTGTCATCTGTTAAAAAGTACAGTTCTCAAACAATATAATTAgccatatatactgtacatgataCTTATATTTTGtgatatgtaaatattttacttcTAAGTGAATCAGGTCTAGCTGAATAGACCTACATTGTTATttactgttttgtttggtgtaataaatacatttttggttagCATTGTCTTGTTGCTTGCATCTGTTGAATTGAATTATGACTATATAATTACTCGCATACCTCCGTTTTAAAATAGGATTATACATTCCGTTAATATTTAACTGTTCAATCTAAAACCAGTTCTAGTAAACCAAAACACATATTTACTAATTCATGTGAATAGGTGTGTGTGATTCCACGCTGACTCTCATAGGCAACAATGCTACCTTCATTACTTAGTCAATCAAAAAAAACTTGAAAGACTGAAAGAGTGGATTCAATATATatctatttatatttatttctatcATAATTTATAGTCCGTGTTTTTATGTTGAAATAAACCATGTTCGCGCAAGTTACGGACTTCACCAAGAAGAATGTAAGCCAAGCGGTTTTATGACTACACTTATTTAAAGACTAAACAACATTGAAAACAGATGTGCGTCGCCGCTGTTGTCATTTTATGTGGATGTTTTGGtgaataatttacattttggatattACATTGGGTAAGACCCGCACGGCTTGCCTCAGTCAGCGTGCGGAAAGTCTGCACGTCTATTtgacccctcacccccccccccccacacacacacacatttaataaGAATACATCAAAGAAATATCCCATAGCAGGAATATTTTAAATGACCTCTGGTATCATGCCTTTAAAATCGGATGTATTTCACATTCCCTTTGGAATAACAAACTGGAGAGTTACACTTTTCAAGGCCTTGTGGTAAGGCCTTTCTATGCAGTAAGGCCAGAGTGGTAAGGCCTATCAAActtcaaaaatatataacatgCACGGGCCTACATGTATTTGAATACTTGAATCCATACACCCGTGTTATGCTACTCTTCCTGTACATCTGCCGAGGCTGTTTGTAATTAGTTTCTAATCCTTCTTAGATAAGGGAGATGACCTCAATCAGGTGGGTCTGTAAACTGTTGCGACACCTTTCGGTCTAAATTATAAGTTCTCTGTATGCATTTGTGGCATGAATTTGTGCCACTAAAGCATACAGAGTTCTTCAGTTTGTCCACTAGGGGTCATGCAATACATAGCATTCAGACTTCTCATGTCGTGAAAAAGTGCATAAACAACTATATTGAGTTGGCAGTCGATAGTCCAAAGCAATCCAGTTAAACACAGTTGTTTAATTCCTGCAAAAGCTGTAtacaaacaatgtgattttcaaatatattttacagtgcAATCCGACATTGCTATCAGCCTTTCCCACATATTTTCTATAAATACATGTCTGGACCAGGCATTGTAATAATAACCAAGATGTGAGCGCACCTAACAAGGGTTTTCCAACTCATTCGCTTCTGTCAGTATCTTGCCTGTGTTGGACTGCATATAGAGACGAGACTgccgcacacacacgcacgtacatacacacactcataaaatacacacgcacatacatacacacgcacacacaagcgcgcacacacacccacccacatacacgcacacactgaaTATGAGTAATTCTATTTCTCTAAAAATTGGTGTTTAAGGCATCGAGAGagctttgtcttttttttttttttttttgcggcATTGAGCGTTGCTTCCATGCAGCTGTCTGGTTCTTCAGCTAAGCGATGTGAG
The nucleotide sequence above comes from Esox lucius isolate fEsoLuc1 chromosome 8, fEsoLuc1.pri, whole genome shotgun sequence. Encoded proteins:
- the foxe3 gene encoding forkhead box protein E3, coding for MNLANFSYFSGMCNMTAETQHSPAEAASPVVMSPNVSLDSPLPPPPLMLQARIKDGVLIKSEPQGTSPNIDREDGAASGQTEEHLPTGSRRRKRPVQRGKPPYSYIALIAMAIANSPERKLTLGGIYKFIMERFPFYRENSKKWQNSIRHNLTLNDCFVKIPREPGRPGKGNYWTLDPAAEDMFDNGSFLRRRKRFKRTDVSTYPGYMQSSSAFTPTPMGRPAYPNTIYPGIGSGYGPQLAGSPHPAMLHHYQTSAGVSQGQPRMFSIDNIINQQSVMQGGEINPQALGLGAGDLGNMSSNCSLTGNDPSNCFQTQTVNSSGNTLSRGGGGLSSNLAPGYPYSSSASPPHLPSMTQSSFSPGSAQVYCTGNRLSLPAVRSGSCAEHTEQLLGLSNPMNSYNNSYMRQANFASGLDRYM